The following proteins come from a genomic window of Natrinema saccharevitans:
- a CDS encoding universal stress protein, with translation MAVLVAYDGSEPAQDAVEHAFTTYPDEEIVLLRVVEAAEGSTGAGIKLAQEMFREREEKVSKELPREITELIGDPDREFRSETAVGDPAREIVSFADENDEIDHVVIGSHGRDGISRILLGSVAEKIVRRSPVPVTVIR, from the coding sequence ATGGCAGTACTCGTCGCCTACGACGGTTCCGAGCCGGCACAGGACGCTGTCGAACACGCGTTTACGACCTATCCGGACGAGGAGATCGTCCTCCTGCGCGTCGTCGAAGCGGCGGAGGGGTCGACGGGGGCCGGGATCAAGCTCGCACAGGAGATGTTTCGGGAGCGCGAGGAGAAGGTCTCCAAGGAACTGCCGAGGGAGATCACGGAACTGATCGGCGACCCCGACAGGGAGTTCCGGTCCGAGACCGCCGTCGGCGACCCCGCCCGCGAAATCGTCTCGTTCGCGGACGAGAACGACGAGATCGATCACGTCGTCATCGGCAGCCACGGCCGGGACGGAATCTCGCGCATCCTGCTCGGGAGCGTCGCGGAAAAGATCGTCCGCCGATCGCCGGTCCCCGTGACCGTCATCCGCTGA
- a CDS encoding alpha/beta hydrolase translates to MSADGVDGLHQGQPLVTGGTDLADAEAAVVLTHGRGATAQGMLQLADEVRREGVAFLAPQAAGKTWYPNSFLVPVERNEPGRSSGLQAIRDAIGEATDAGVPTERIVLVGFSQGGCLASEYVARNPRRHGGLAALSGGLIGEELDDEYPGDLEGTPVFLGCSDADPHIPEERVHDTAAVLKSMNADVTTRLYERMGHGVNEDELEVVAGMVAELVD, encoded by the coding sequence ATGAGCGCCGACGGCGTCGACGGCCTCCATCAGGGCCAGCCGCTCGTGACCGGCGGCACCGACCTCGCCGACGCCGAGGCCGCCGTCGTCTTGACCCACGGCCGCGGGGCGACCGCGCAGGGCATGCTCCAGTTGGCCGACGAGGTCCGCCGCGAGGGCGTCGCCTTCCTCGCGCCGCAGGCGGCCGGCAAGACCTGGTATCCGAACTCGTTTCTGGTGCCGGTCGAGCGCAACGAGCCCGGCCGCAGCTCGGGCCTGCAGGCGATCCGCGACGCCATCGGCGAGGCCACCGACGCCGGCGTCCCCACCGAGCGGATCGTGCTGGTCGGCTTCTCGCAGGGTGGCTGTCTCGCCAGCGAGTACGTCGCGCGCAACCCGCGTCGCCACGGCGGACTGGCCGCCCTGAGCGGCGGCCTCATCGGCGAGGAACTGGACGACGAGTACCCCGGCGACCTCGAGGGAACCCCGGTTTTCCTCGGCTGTAGCGACGCCGACCCCCACATTCCCGAGGAGCGGGTTCACGATACGGCCGCCGTCCTCAAGTCGATGAACGCCGACGTGACCACACGCCTCTACGAGAGGATGGGCCACGGCGTCAACGAGGACGAACTCGAGGTCGTCGCCGGGATGGTCGCCGAACTGGTCGACTGA
- a CDS encoding VOC family protein: MANDSQRPVTSELPDSPVHTTGTDHVTIWGSNEQETVEFYQDVLGMPLVLRQPNLDDPSQTHLFFDTGDGRILTFFVSDDRPSADGQRGGVGAVHHLCFSVDPDEYEETMQALEDAGHQYNVFDRGIFHSIYTTDNNGLVIELSTDKYEIPDDRRGDVLAKAQQLREDDGADYAKDEHLRGAIEALGLELIEHDLPEASSGVGGL, encoded by the coding sequence GTGGCCAACGATTCACAGCGCCCGGTCACGTCCGAACTGCCCGATAGTCCCGTCCACACGACGGGGACCGACCACGTCACCATCTGGGGGAGCAACGAGCAGGAGACCGTCGAGTTCTACCAGGACGTCCTCGGGATGCCGCTGGTGCTTCGCCAGCCGAACCTCGACGACCCCTCCCAGACGCACCTGTTCTTCGATACGGGCGACGGGCGGATCCTGACCTTCTTCGTCAGCGACGACCGCCCCTCCGCCGACGGTCAGCGCGGCGGCGTCGGTGCCGTCCACCACCTCTGTTTCAGCGTCGATCCAGACGAGTACGAGGAGACGATGCAGGCCCTCGAAGACGCCGGCCACCAGTACAACGTCTTCGATCGGGGCATCTTCCACTCGATCTACACCACCGACAACAACGGCCTGGTGATCGAACTCTCGACGGACAAGTACGAGATCCCCGACGACCGCCGCGGCGACGTGCTGGCGAAGGCACAGCAACTCCGCGAGGACGACGGTGCCGACTACGCCAAGGACGAACACCTCCGCGGTGCGATCGAGGCGCTGGGCCTCGAGTTGATCGAACACGACCTGCCCGAGGCCAGTTCGGGCGTCGGTGGCCTGTAA
- a CDS encoding FAD-dependent oxidoreductase — protein sequence MSDEATVDDASVIVVGGGPAGLSAALFTAKNGLETTVFDTDETWMHKAHLFNYLGIGSVGGSEFMATARQQVEDFGADRRQGEEVTAVSEAGDDFVVETAAGEYEADFVVLATGANRDIAEDLGVDFDEDGTVDVGVEMETSLEGVYATGAMVRAEEWQAAIAVGDGAAAGLNILSAVKGEHYHDFDVPADAERLFGEELAE from the coding sequence ATGAGCGACGAAGCGACCGTAGACGACGCGTCCGTGATCGTAGTCGGCGGCGGCCCCGCCGGACTGAGTGCAGCCCTCTTCACCGCGAAGAACGGCCTCGAGACGACGGTGTTCGACACCGACGAGACCTGGATGCACAAGGCCCACCTGTTCAACTACCTGGGAATCGGCTCGGTCGGCGGCAGCGAGTTCATGGCGACGGCCCGCCAGCAGGTCGAAGACTTCGGCGCCGACCGCCGGCAGGGCGAGGAAGTGACCGCCGTGAGCGAGGCCGGCGACGACTTCGTCGTCGAGACAGCTGCAGGCGAGTACGAGGCCGACTTCGTGGTCCTCGCGACCGGCGCGAACCGCGATATCGCCGAGGACCTCGGCGTCGACTTCGACGAGGACGGCACCGTCGACGTCGGCGTCGAGATGGAGACCAGCCTCGAGGGCGTCTACGCGACCGGCGCGATGGTTCGGGCCGAGGAGTGGCAGGCCGCCATCGCCGTCGGCGACGGCGCCGCCGCGGGACTGAACATCCTCTCGGCGGTCAAGGGTGAACACTACCACGACTTCGACGTCCCCGCCGACGCCGAGCGCCTCTTCGGCGAGGAACTCGCGGAGTGA
- a CDS encoding AAA family ATPase, producing the protein MHVIGTVGLPGSGKGEAATVAREDGIPVVTMGDVVRQETADRGLDPAKDHGTVAQALREENGPAAIAERSLPMIEDRLETHETVLVDGIRSGTEVDVFEAAFGDAFTLVSIEAPFEVRAERIDERGRDADEADGGESLAARDERERGFGMDDAMDRADVVVENTDSLAAFHERIRSVIRTDDGKPAEAEADP; encoded by the coding sequence ATGCACGTCATCGGAACGGTGGGACTCCCCGGAAGCGGCAAGGGCGAGGCGGCCACCGTCGCACGCGAGGACGGGATTCCCGTAGTGACGATGGGCGATGTCGTCCGCCAGGAGACGGCCGACCGCGGGCTCGACCCCGCGAAAGACCACGGAACCGTCGCGCAGGCGCTGCGCGAGGAGAACGGCCCGGCCGCCATCGCCGAGCGGTCGCTGCCGATGATCGAGGACCGCCTCGAGACTCACGAGACGGTGCTGGTCGACGGCATCCGCTCGGGGACCGAGGTCGACGTCTTCGAGGCGGCGTTCGGCGACGCGTTCACGCTGGTCAGCATCGAGGCACCCTTCGAGGTCCGGGCCGAGCGGATCGACGAGCGCGGCCGGGACGCAGACGAGGCCGACGGCGGCGAGAGCCTCGCGGCCCGCGACGAACGCGAGCGCGGCTTCGGGATGGACGACGCGATGGATCGGGCCGACGTCGTCGTCGAGAACACCGACTCGCTGGCGGCCTTTCACGAACGGATCCGGTCGGTGATCCGAACCGACGACGGGAAACCTGCCGAGGCCGAAGCCGACCCATGA
- a CDS encoding RNA-binding domain-containing protein → MSQLYRVDVEITAPIYDTEVTDRVVDAVANIFPSANLEEEFGEVRGEAHSLDHFSDLLHQQEILDTARGEFFANREGDTFSFALKKQAAFEDYVNFSVGKPDELGEISVRVRVEEPSLEEYVDHVAPPTEDGRPVDAYSSS, encoded by the coding sequence ATGAGCCAACTCTACCGCGTCGACGTCGAGATCACGGCACCGATATACGACACCGAAGTCACGGACCGGGTTGTCGACGCCGTGGCCAACATCTTCCCCAGCGCCAACTTAGAGGAGGAGTTCGGCGAAGTGCGCGGCGAGGCCCACTCGCTCGATCACTTCTCGGACCTGCTCCACCAGCAGGAGATCCTCGACACCGCCCGCGGCGAGTTCTTCGCCAACCGTGAGGGCGACACCTTCAGCTTCGCGCTGAAAAAGCAGGCGGCCTTCGAGGACTACGTCAACTTCTCCGTGGGCAAACCGGACGAACTCGGCGAGATCAGCGTCCGCGTCCGGGTCGAGGAACCGAGCCTCGAGGAGTACGTCGATCACGTCGCGCCGCCGACCGAGGACGGCCGTCCGGTCGACGCCTATAGTAGCTCCTGA
- a CDS encoding signal recognition particle protein Srp54, with protein sequence MVLDDLGSSLRGTLDKLRGKSRLSEEDIEEIVKEIQRSLLSADVDVSLVMELSDNIKERALEEEPPAGTPARDFVLRIVYEELVDLIGDSTELPLEEQTILLAGLQGSGKTTSAAKMAWWFSTKGLRPAVIQTDTFRPGAYDQAEEMAERAEVEFYGDPDSEDPVEIAREGLEETSEVDVHIVDTAGRHALEDDLIDEIEQIEGVVEPDTSLLVLDAAIGQGAKEQAQQFDESIGIDGVVITKLDGTAKGGGALTAVDQTDSSIAFLGTGEEVQDIERFEPDGFISRLLGMGDLSQLAERVERAMEQTEMEEDDWDPEDMLQGQFTLNDMQKQMEAMNNMGPLDQVMDMIPGLGGGIKDQLPDDAMDVTQERMRTFSVIMDSMTDAEKEYPKAIGASQIQRIARGSGTSEEEVRELLQQYKMMERTIKQFQGMGSEKEMQRMMQQMQQGGGGGGGGMGGMGPFG encoded by the coding sequence ATGGTACTCGACGATCTCGGGAGTTCTCTGCGGGGCACCCTCGACAAGCTCCGCGGGAAGTCGCGACTCAGCGAGGAAGACATCGAGGAGATCGTCAAGGAGATCCAGCGCTCGCTGCTCTCCGCCGACGTCGACGTCTCGCTCGTGATGGAGCTGTCGGACAACATCAAGGAACGCGCCTTGGAGGAGGAACCGCCCGCCGGCACCCCCGCGCGGGACTTCGTCCTCCGGATCGTCTACGAGGAACTGGTCGATCTCATCGGCGACTCGACCGAGCTGCCCCTCGAGGAACAGACGATCCTCCTGGCGGGGCTGCAGGGCTCCGGTAAAACGACGTCCGCGGCGAAGATGGCCTGGTGGTTCTCGACGAAGGGCCTGCGACCCGCCGTGATCCAGACCGACACTTTCCGGCCCGGCGCGTACGACCAGGCCGAGGAGATGGCCGAGCGCGCGGAGGTCGAGTTCTACGGCGATCCCGACAGCGAGGACCCCGTCGAGATCGCCCGCGAGGGCCTCGAGGAGACGAGCGAGGTCGACGTTCACATCGTGGACACGGCCGGTCGTCACGCCCTGGAAGACGATCTGATCGACGAGATCGAGCAGATCGAGGGCGTCGTCGAGCCCGACACCTCCCTGCTCGTGTTAGACGCCGCGATCGGACAGGGCGCGAAAGAGCAGGCCCAGCAGTTCGACGAGTCGATCGGTATCGACGGCGTCGTCATCACGAAACTGGACGGGACCGCGAAGGGTGGCGGCGCGTTGACCGCCGTCGACCAGACCGACTCCTCGATCGCCTTCCTCGGGACCGGCGAGGAGGTCCAGGACATCGAACGCTTCGAGCCCGACGGCTTCATCTCGCGGCTGCTCGGGATGGGCGACCTCTCCCAGCTGGCCGAGCGCGTCGAGCGCGCGATGGAGCAGACCGAGATGGAGGAAGACGACTGGGACCCCGAGGACATGCTCCAGGGCCAGTTCACCTTAAACGACATGCAAAAGCAGATGGAGGCGATGAACAACATGGGCCCCCTCGATCAGGTCATGGACATGATCCCCGGACTCGGCGGCGGGATCAAGGACCAGCTCCCCGACGACGCGATGGACGTCACTCAGGAGCGGATGCGCACCTTCAGCGTGATCATGGACTCGATGACCGACGCCGAAAAGGAGTATCCGAAGGCCATCGGCGCGAGCCAGATCCAGCGCATCGCCCGCGGCTCGGGCACCAGCGAGGAGGAGGTCCGGGAACTGCTCCAGCAGTACAAGATGATGGAACGCACCATCAAGCAGTTCCAGGGCATGGGCTCGGAGAAGGAGATGCAGCGCATGATGCAACAGATGCAACAGGGCGGCGGTGGCGGTGGCGGCGGGATGGGCGGCATGGGGCCGTTCGGATAA
- a CDS encoding type II toxin-antitoxin system HicB family antitoxin, with protein sequence MSSDADIDPSEYEALEDADVTMRKNEHGLHIADDEVTGVSSQGQTPEEALANLAAAVESHREASSDETGDDWL encoded by the coding sequence ATGAGTTCCGACGCGGACATCGACCCCTCGGAGTACGAGGCCCTCGAGGACGCGGACGTGACGATGCGAAAGAACGAGCACGGGCTCCACATCGCCGATGACGAGGTGACCGGCGTCTCGAGCCAGGGCCAGACCCCCGAGGAGGCGCTGGCGAACCTCGCAGCGGCGGTCGAGTCCCACCGGGAGGCGTCGTCGGACGAGACGGGCGACGACTGGCTGTAA
- a CDS encoding dihydrolipoyl dehydrogenase, producing the protein METYDIVVLGGGSGSQVATAAAERGLEAAVVEPGPLGGACITRGCVPSKALIHRADVIEAVRGAEAFGVDAQLNGVDYDGITDAIHETVFAKADGQEASMRDAANVTLYRGEGRFVDDRTVAVEPTDGGGIEEITGETIVIAVGGRPMVPPIDGLEDVAFRTSDDALFLDDRPDELVIVGGGYIGAELGYFFGALGTAVSIVGRSERLVPREDDDVSAAVTDSLEDHCDVYTGYEAAEVEPADERRDGEGIVVTAEPSDDGTAEAAVELAADDLLLATGRRPNTDTLALEETAVETDDEGYVETDGRLETGVDGVWALGDVIGRQPYKHAADYEARVVTWNVLDDADRTVDYGAMPHAIFTEPRVASVGRTEADLADAGREYEVATVSYDVAPLGMILEAGDGFVKALAGPDGEILGCHIVGPQAATLLHEVVYAAFDELSARAYSTAPDWRDVGDG; encoded by the coding sequence ATGGAAACGTACGATATCGTCGTGCTCGGCGGCGGCTCGGGCAGTCAAGTCGCAACCGCGGCGGCCGAGCGGGGGCTCGAGGCCGCGGTCGTCGAGCCCGGCCCGCTGGGCGGCGCGTGTATCACCCGCGGGTGCGTTCCCTCGAAGGCGCTCATCCACCGCGCCGACGTGATCGAGGCGGTCCGCGGGGCCGAGGCGTTCGGCGTCGACGCGCAGTTGAACGGCGTCGACTACGACGGGATCACGGACGCGATTCACGAGACGGTCTTCGCGAAGGCCGACGGTCAGGAGGCGAGCATGCGGGACGCGGCGAACGTCACGCTCTACCGTGGCGAGGGCCGGTTCGTCGACGACCGGACGGTAGCGGTCGAACCCACCGACGGAGGCGGGATCGAAGAAATCACCGGTGAAACGATCGTCATCGCCGTCGGCGGCCGACCGATGGTCCCCCCGATCGACGGCCTCGAGGACGTCGCGTTCCGCACCAGCGACGACGCGCTGTTTCTCGATGACCGGCCCGACGAACTCGTGATCGTCGGCGGCGGCTACATCGGGGCCGAACTGGGCTACTTCTTCGGCGCGCTGGGGACGGCCGTCTCGATCGTCGGTCGCAGCGAGCGGCTGGTGCCCCGCGAGGACGACGACGTCAGCGCGGCCGTGACCGACTCGCTCGAGGACCACTGCGACGTCTACACCGGCTACGAGGCGGCCGAAGTGGAGCCAGCGGACGAGAGGCGAGACGGGGAGGGAATCGTCGTTACCGCGGAGCCGAGCGACGACGGTACCGCCGAGGCGGCGGTCGAACTCGCCGCCGACGATCTCCTGCTCGCGACCGGTCGCCGACCCAACACCGATACGCTCGCCCTCGAGGAAACCGCCGTCGAGACCGACGACGAGGGGTACGTCGAGACCGACGGCCGACTCGAGACCGGCGTCGACGGCGTCTGGGCGCTGGGCGACGTCATCGGCCGACAGCCGTACAAGCACGCGGCCGATTACGAGGCGCGAGTCGTCACGTGGAACGTCCTCGACGACGCGGACCGGACGGTCGACTACGGGGCGATGCCCCACGCGATCTTCACCGAACCGCGGGTCGCCAGCGTGGGGCGAACGGAGGCCGACCTCGCGGACGCCGGCCGGGAGTACGAGGTCGCGACGGTGTCCTACGACGTCGCGCCGCTGGGGATGATCCTCGAGGCCGGCGACGGGTTCGTCAAGGCCCTCGCGGGGCCGGACGGCGAGATCCTGGGCTGTCACATCGTCGGCCCGCAGGCAGCGACGCTGCTCCACGAGGTCGTCTACGCGGCGTTCGACGAACTGTCCGCTCGGGCGTACTCCACGGCCCCGGACTGGCGGGACGTCGGCGACGGATGA
- a CDS encoding helix-turn-helix domain-containing protein, with translation MTSIAEFTLAPADFPLGRVFEERPEVALDLDRVVPSGDTVMPYFWVQDPDEELAAIRRLFDGLPELRSAVLMEDLGDRGLYRAEWKPEYMGIMRAIAETGVTVVSATGTRTGWVFELRAGSVDRFSAFQQYCTDHDIEVTLTRLNRLSEMTAGAEYGLTPDQREALLLAYNRGYYSDARETDQATLADELGISRQAFSSRLRRGYRNLIEGTIVGDPRSSDQPYK, from the coding sequence ATGACTTCGATCGCGGAGTTCACCCTCGCGCCAGCCGACTTTCCCCTCGGACGGGTCTTCGAGGAACGGCCCGAGGTGGCGCTGGACCTCGACCGCGTCGTTCCCAGCGGCGACACGGTCATGCCCTACTTTTGGGTCCAAGACCCCGACGAGGAATTAGCGGCGATTCGCCGACTCTTCGACGGACTCCCCGAACTGCGGTCGGCGGTTCTCATGGAGGATCTGGGTGATCGGGGACTCTACCGCGCCGAGTGGAAGCCGGAGTACATGGGGATCATGCGGGCGATCGCGGAGACCGGCGTCACGGTCGTCTCGGCGACCGGGACCAGAACGGGCTGGGTGTTCGAACTCCGCGCGGGGTCGGTCGATCGGTTCTCGGCGTTCCAGCAGTACTGTACTGACCACGACATCGAGGTGACGCTCACGCGGCTCAATCGACTCTCGGAGATGACCGCCGGGGCTGAGTACGGCCTCACGCCGGACCAGCGCGAGGCGCTGTTGCTGGCCTACAACCGGGGGTACTACAGCGACGCGCGCGAGACCGATCAGGCGACCCTCGCCGACGAACTCGGAATCTCGAGACAGGCGTTCTCGTCCCGGCTCAGGCGGGGGTATCGGAACCTCATCGAGGGAACGATCGTCGGGGACCCGCGGAGCAGCGACCAGCCGTATAAATAG
- a CDS encoding HalOD1 output domain-containing protein gives MERSDQRRGETTTVYELADGESVSSGVVTAIAAVSDADAVPTADTARGTAVLEPLYAAVDPEALDDLFGDGSGTAGTPDRVTFTYHGYEVTVTGDRRIGLERLERAAGERAE, from the coding sequence ATGGAACGGAGCGACCAGCGACGGGGGGAAACGACCACGGTGTACGAGCTTGCGGACGGCGAATCGGTCAGTTCGGGGGTCGTGACGGCGATCGCTGCCGTCTCTGACGCCGACGCGGTTCCGACCGCCGACACCGCCCGAGGGACGGCAGTACTCGAGCCGCTGTACGCCGCCGTCGACCCGGAAGCGCTCGACGACCTGTTCGGTGACGGTTCCGGGACGGCCGGAACGCCCGACCGAGTGACGTTCACCTACCACGGGTACGAGGTCACGGTCACCGGAGACCGGCGGATCGGTCTCGAGCGACTCGAGCGAGCGGCCGGCGAACGGGCCGAGTAA
- a CDS encoding sulfurtransferase, with protein sequence MDESVVVSPDWLASRLDDPAVCIVDVRDAWEFDGIGHVPGAVSIPFDSYRDESDVDRGTLPGADAFATLLGDAGISPDDTIVAYDDTHGVFAARFVLTAIEYGHDDVRLLDGDYSAWNQEHETTSETPETEPVDYEADPLEPDESPLVGYDAVEAALERDAVLVDTREREEFEETRLPGAVRFDWRGVIDDETRRLKPEAELEALLADRGITPDREIVLYCNTARRISHTYVVLKALGYEDVAFYEGSLSEWLANDGETESGPASAE encoded by the coding sequence ATGGACGAATCCGTCGTCGTCTCCCCCGACTGGCTCGCATCGCGTCTCGACGACCCCGCCGTGTGCATCGTCGACGTCAGGGACGCCTGGGAGTTCGACGGGATCGGACACGTTCCGGGCGCGGTCAGTATCCCGTTCGACAGCTACCGCGACGAGAGCGACGTCGACCGCGGGACCCTGCCCGGGGCCGATGCCTTCGCGACCCTGCTCGGCGACGCCGGGATCTCGCCCGACGACACGATCGTCGCCTACGACGACACCCACGGCGTCTTCGCGGCCCGGTTCGTCCTCACCGCCATCGAGTACGGCCACGACGACGTCCGGCTGTTGGACGGCGACTACAGCGCCTGGAATCAGGAACACGAGACGACGAGCGAGACGCCGGAGACCGAACCGGTCGACTACGAGGCCGACCCGCTCGAGCCCGACGAGAGCCCGCTGGTCGGCTACGACGCCGTCGAGGCGGCCCTCGAGCGCGACGCCGTCCTCGTCGACACCCGCGAGCGCGAGGAGTTCGAGGAGACCCGCCTGCCGGGTGCCGTGCGGTTCGACTGGCGCGGCGTCATCGACGACGAGACGCGCCGGCTGAAGCCCGAGGCCGAACTCGAGGCACTGCTCGCCGACCGCGGGATCACCCCGGACCGCGAGATCGTCCTCTACTGTAACACCGCACGGCGGATCAGCCACACCTACGTCGTCCTCAAAGCACTGGGCTACGAGGACGTCGCGTTCTACGAAGGAAGCCTCTCCGAGTGGCTGGCCAACGACGGCGAGACCGAAAGCGGACCGGCGTCTGCCGAGTGA
- a CDS encoding sulfurtransferase yields MADDYAKDVLVSADWVEDRLDQFQDDDSDLRLVEVDVDTEAYEEEHAPGAIGFNWETQLQDQTQRDILEKEDFEDLLGSHGIGEDDTVVLYGDNSNWFAAYAYWQFKYYGHDDAKLLDGGREYWLENDYPTTDEEPDFSETEYDAAGPRESIRAYRDDVEKAIERGVPLVDVRSPEEYSGEVLAPPGLQETAQRGGHIPGAKNISWAAVTNDDGTFKAPDELEDLYAEEDIDGDETTVAYCRIGERSSVAWFALHELLGYEDTVNYDGSWTEWGNLVNAPIETGE; encoded by the coding sequence ATGGCAGACGACTACGCCAAAGACGTACTCGTTTCGGCTGACTGGGTCGAGGACCGACTCGACCAGTTCCAGGACGACGACTCCGACCTCCGACTCGTCGAGGTCGACGTCGACACGGAAGCCTACGAGGAAGAACACGCGCCCGGCGCGATCGGGTTCAACTGGGAGACCCAGCTCCAGGACCAGACCCAGCGGGACATCCTCGAGAAGGAGGACTTCGAGGACCTGCTCGGTAGTCACGGCATCGGCGAGGACGACACCGTCGTCCTCTACGGCGACAACTCCAACTGGTTCGCCGCCTACGCCTACTGGCAGTTCAAGTACTACGGCCACGACGACGCGAAACTCCTCGACGGCGGCCGCGAGTACTGGCTCGAGAACGACTACCCGACCACCGACGAGGAGCCCGACTTCTCCGAGACCGAGTACGACGCCGCCGGCCCGCGCGAGAGCATCCGCGCCTACCGCGACGACGTCGAGAAGGCCATCGAGCGCGGCGTTCCGCTCGTCGACGTTCGCTCGCCCGAGGAGTACTCCGGCGAGGTCCTCGCACCCCCGGGACTCCAGGAGACCGCCCAGCGCGGCGGCCACATCCCCGGCGCGAAGAACATCTCGTGGGCCGCCGTGACCAACGACGACGGCACTTTCAAAGCCCCCGACGAACTCGAGGACCTCTACGCCGAGGAGGACATCGACGGCGACGAGACGACCGTCGCCTACTGCCGCATCGGCGAGCGCTCCTCGGTCGCCTGGTTCGCCCTGCACGAACTGCTGGGCTACGAGGACACCGTCAACTACGACGGTTCCTGGACCGAGTGGGGCAACCTCGTCAACGCGCCGATCGAGACGGGCGAGTAA
- a CDS encoding rubrerythrin family protein, translating to MTDPDEFVETVSDDNQTALSRLGSSKSLYADTGGEIDTEPVLEATADAEYAAWQTFLEWADDEADDEARAAFEQTAEEEQDHYETVDGKLDGEYEPTETPQLHAYLRDREDTVERVGALVGRILASQRSKDQVVGYFVGDADPQTASLFRGFGEDLDDQLERATDLLGEVCEADDDWERAEEAASGAIQAAYDEYVETLEGMGANPKPVC from the coding sequence ATGACCGATCCGGACGAATTCGTCGAAACCGTCAGCGACGACAACCAGACCGCGCTCTCGCGACTCGGCTCCTCGAAGTCGCTGTACGCCGACACCGGCGGCGAGATCGACACCGAACCCGTCCTCGAGGCGACGGCGGACGCCGAGTACGCGGCCTGGCAAACCTTCCTCGAGTGGGCCGACGACGAGGCCGACGACGAGGCGCGAGCGGCCTTCGAGCAGACGGCCGAGGAAGAGCAGGACCACTACGAGACCGTCGACGGGAAACTCGACGGCGAGTACGAACCGACCGAGACCCCACAGCTCCACGCGTACCTGCGCGACCGCGAGGACACCGTCGAACGCGTCGGCGCGCTCGTCGGCCGCATCCTCGCGAGCCAGCGCTCGAAGGACCAGGTCGTCGGCTACTTCGTCGGCGACGCCGACCCCCAGACCGCCAGCCTGTTCCGCGGCTTCGGCGAGGATCTGGACGACCAACTCGAGCGCGCGACGGACCTCCTCGGCGAGGTCTGCGAGGCCGACGACGACTGGGAGCGCGCCGAGGAGGCCGCAAGCGGCGCGATCCAGGCCGCCTACGACGAGTACGTCGAGACGCTCGAGGGGATGGGCGCGAACCCGAAGCCGGTCTGTTAG
- a CDS encoding DUF7553 family protein: MARDELENAADSIEAAAAAASDDEARDRLENQASTFEAYAGADRGPDHGQLARHEHILNDIADEEGGDVASKLADALESISAFRETVEGV; this comes from the coding sequence ATGGCTCGAGACGAACTCGAGAACGCGGCCGACTCGATCGAGGCGGCGGCAGCGGCCGCGTCGGACGACGAGGCACGGGACCGACTCGAGAATCAGGCGTCGACGTTCGAAGCGTACGCGGGGGCCGACCGCGGGCCGGACCACGGCCAGCTCGCTCGCCACGAACACATTTTAAACGACATCGCCGACGAGGAAGGCGGCGACGTCGCGTCGAAGCTCGCGGACGCGCTCGAGTCGATCAGCGCGTTCCGCGAGACGGTCGAGGGCGTGTAG